One stretch of Novosphingobium pentaromativorans US6-1 DNA includes these proteins:
- a CDS encoding acyl-CoA dehydrogenase family protein, whose translation MSISFVLNEEQVQLRDSVRRWAADNGISASKSGAQPELWQDIAELGLTMACLPEEVGGLGGTALDAAVIAEELGRQLVRQPFVDIAVTSAQILLQVAPDRLESVIAGESRPLLAHDEPGARGQIDWVEASASRSNDGFVLNGKKTGILGIDHADSLIVSAKLDGDLALFLVPVDAVRLIRYDTLDHRSGATVILSDVFVPLDSLLESSSRVQQIVSTAMAYGQVVAGAEAVGAMRGAFEATRQYVAIRKQFKQRIGDFQVVRHALADMEMEIEQSQSLVWRAVAALSEDDERDRFAAAVKVKVSRAGLFVGDKGIQLHGGVGMTEEYAVGQYYKHLLVFSLRHGSADDHIRRFAGEMSTAVSAE comes from the coding sequence GTGAGCATCAGTTTCGTGCTGAACGAAGAACAAGTGCAGCTGCGCGACAGCGTACGGCGCTGGGCCGCCGACAATGGCATCTCGGCAAGCAAGAGCGGTGCTCAGCCGGAACTTTGGCAGGACATAGCAGAGCTGGGCCTCACGATGGCCTGCCTGCCCGAAGAGGTGGGTGGCCTTGGCGGCACTGCGCTCGACGCAGCGGTAATCGCTGAGGAACTGGGCCGCCAACTGGTACGCCAACCCTTTGTCGACATTGCCGTTACAAGCGCACAAATCCTGCTTCAGGTCGCGCCTGACCGGCTCGAATCAGTCATCGCGGGAGAAAGCCGCCCCCTGCTTGCCCATGACGAGCCCGGTGCGCGCGGCCAGATCGACTGGGTCGAGGCCAGCGCCTCGAGATCGAATGACGGATTTGTTTTGAACGGCAAGAAAACCGGCATTCTCGGTATCGATCATGCCGATTCGCTGATCGTGTCGGCTAAACTGGATGGCGATCTTGCCCTGTTCCTGGTGCCGGTCGATGCGGTTCGGCTGATCCGGTACGATACGCTCGATCATCGTTCGGGGGCTACGGTGATCCTTTCCGATGTGTTCGTGCCACTCGATTCTTTATTGGAAAGCTCTTCCCGCGTACAACAGATCGTGTCCACTGCCATGGCCTATGGACAGGTTGTTGCCGGTGCGGAAGCCGTGGGCGCCATGCGCGGCGCATTCGAAGCCACCCGCCAGTACGTCGCGATCAGGAAGCAGTTCAAACAGCGGATCGGCGATTTCCAGGTCGTCCGGCACGCCCTTGCCGACATGGAAATGGAAATCGAGCAGTCCCAATCTCTGGTCTGGCGGGCAGTTGCCGCCTTGTCGGAGGACGATGAACGGGATCGCTTTGCCGCCGCGGTAAAGGTCAAGGTATCCAGGGCCGGACTGTTTGTCGGTGACAAGGGAATCCAGCTGCACGGCGGCGTTGGCATGACCGAGGAATATGCCGTCGGCCAATATTACAAACACCTGCTCGTCTTTTCCCTCCGTCATGGAAGTGCCGACGATCATATTCGCCGCTTTGCCGGTGAAATGAGCACGGCCGTTTCAGCCGAGTAG
- a CDS encoding TIGR03619 family F420-dependent LLM class oxidoreductase yields MKINCPLPFDTLEPADEFTTMAAVREVGLAVERAGFHAGLVTDHPVPTSRWLDAGGHYAQGPFVMLSLLGAVTTTLRLQTGIVVLPYRNPFIVARDLATLDCFTGGRVTLSVGAGYLKGEFRAVGVDFDQRNELMDEYIQALRLALSGEDFTFEGSGYVALGNRILPAPRQKRLPIYGGGNAKRAIRRVVDYCDGWNPFFTAARGNTSTTRTADITDEADLKERIDYMHEYAAQVGRDDMPEVILGGVNVPPEAYSNQEIVDMLGRYEELGVTAAAVIVDGRDRAEFCDRAEEIGQQVIAKLNG; encoded by the coding sequence ATGAAGATCAATTGCCCGCTTCCGTTCGACACACTTGAGCCCGCAGATGAGTTCACGACCATGGCCGCGGTTCGCGAGGTCGGCCTGGCCGTTGAAAGAGCGGGTTTTCATGCTGGCCTTGTGACTGATCATCCGGTTCCCACTTCGCGGTGGCTCGATGCAGGGGGGCATTACGCGCAAGGTCCCTTCGTGATGTTGAGCCTGCTGGGCGCGGTCACGACTACATTGCGCTTGCAGACGGGTATCGTCGTGCTTCCCTATCGCAATCCTTTCATCGTCGCACGCGACCTGGCGACGCTCGATTGCTTCACTGGCGGGCGAGTCACGCTGAGCGTGGGGGCCGGGTATCTGAAGGGCGAGTTTCGCGCGGTGGGCGTGGACTTCGATCAGCGCAACGAGTTGATGGACGAATATATACAGGCTCTGCGCCTTGCCCTCAGCGGAGAGGATTTCACATTCGAAGGCAGCGGCTATGTCGCGCTTGGCAACCGTATCCTGCCCGCACCCAGGCAGAAGAGACTGCCGATCTATGGCGGCGGGAATGCCAAGCGGGCGATTCGGCGAGTCGTCGATTATTGCGACGGATGGAACCCGTTCTTCACCGCCGCGCGCGGCAATACGAGCACAACCCGCACGGCAGACATCACCGATGAGGCGGATCTGAAAGAGCGCATCGACTATATGCACGAATATGCGGCACAAGTCGGGCGCGACGATATGCCTGAGGTGATACTGGGCGGCGTGAATGTGCCCCCGGAGGCCTATTCGAATCAGGAAATTGTCGACATGCTTGGCCGTTACGAGGAATTGGGGGTGACCGCGGCCGCTGTGATCGTCGATGGCCGGGATCGCGCAGAATTCTGCGATCGCGCGGAAGAGATCGGTCAGCAGGTCATCGCCAAGCTTAATGG